One window from the genome of Salvia miltiorrhiza cultivar Shanhuang (shh) chromosome 7, IMPLAD_Smil_shh, whole genome shotgun sequence encodes:
- the LOC130993507 gene encoding E3 ubiquitin-protein ligase XBAT33-like, which yields MGNSFGCSASGERLVSAARDGDFVEAKMLLDCNPCLAKYSTFGGLNSPLHFAAAKGHNEIVALLLENGADVNSRNYCGQTALMQACRYGHWEVVQTLLLFRCNVTRADYLSGRTALHFASVNGHVRCMRLVVSDFVPSAPFELLNAQIVSDGSDGSNNKTSALSKFVNKAADGGITALHMAALNGYFDCVQLLLDLHANASAVTFHYGTSMDLIGAGSTPLHYAACGGNVKCCQILLAQGASRLSLNCNGWLPIDVARMWGRHWLEPLLAPNSDLPLPTFPHSNYLSLPLLSVLNIARDYGLQSSATGSDDADICAVCLERACSVAAQGCAHELCVRCALYLCSTSNIPSESSIPPGSIPCPFCRHGILYFVKLPGCSSKDIKLPLSLGLCTPCMLHPREREQDTTSEAAGSPDTRKNRVASVSSDMFCPVTCSPFPSVTIPLCTCNEGPCPDFDSGESEHPEESPHHPQPVPSEREKVEGMRSEKTTCSNMFWGRRSCSREHQCNAEINA from the exons ATGGGGAATTCGTTTGGCTGCTCAGCTTCAGGAGAAAGATTGGTGTCCGCCGCGCGAGATGGGGATTTTGTTGAGGCAAAGATGCTTTTGGATTGCAATCCATGCCTTGCAAAGTACTCAACTTTCGGAGGCTTGAACTCTCCTCTTCATTTCGCTGCCGCCAAGGGCCACAATGAG ATTGTGGCATTGTTACTGGAGAATGGGGCTGATGTGAATTCAAGGAATTATTGTGGACAG ACAGCTCTAATGCAAGCGTGTCGATATGGGCACTGGGAAGTTGTTCAAACTCTTCTTCTCTTTAGATGCAAT GTTACTAGAGCAGATTATCTTAGTGGAAGGACTGCTCTCCATTTTGCATCTGTCAATGGACACGTGCGATGCATGCGATTAGTGGTCAGTGATTTTGTTCCAAGTGCTCCGTTTGAGCTTCTGAACGCCCAAATTGTTAGTGATGGAAGTGATGGTTCTAATAATAAAACCAG TGCTCTCTCTAAGTTTGTAAACAAGGCTGCAGATGGTGGCATTACTGCTCTTCATATGGCTGCGTTGAATGGATATTTTGACTGTGTTCAGCTCCTACTTGACCTTCATGCCAATGCATCAGCTGTGACATTTCATTATGGAACATCAATGGATTTGATAG GTGCTGGGAGCACTCCTTTGCACTATGCCGCATGTGGAGGAAATGTAAAGTGCTGCCAG ATCCTTCTTGCTCAAGGTGCCAGTCGTTTGTCGCTAAACTGCAATGG CTGGCTTCCTATTGATGTCGCAAGGATGTGGGGACGTCATTGGCTTGAGCCCCTGCTGGCGCCTAATTCTGATTTGCCACTCCCAACGTTCCCACATTCTAATTATTTATCATTACCACTTCTGAGTGTGCTAAATATAGCTAG AGACTATGGCTTGCAGTCCTCAGCTACTGGGTCAGATGATGCAGATATTTGTGCGGTTTGCCTCGAGAGAGCTTGTAGCGTGGCTGCGCAAG GATGTGCACATGAACTGTGTGTGAGATGTGCTCTCTACCTTTGCTCAACCAGTAACATTCCGTCAGAATCTTCAATACCTCCTGGTTCCATTCCTTGTCCATTCTGCCGGCACGGCATTCTGTATTTTGTCAAACTACCTGGTTGTTCATCTAAAGACATAAAACTACCCTTATCGCTCGGCTTATGCACCCCCTGCATGCTTCATCCAAGAGAACGCGAGCAGGACACCACGTCGGAGGCTGCTGGTTCACCAGATACGAGAAAGAACCGTGTTGCCTCCGTCTCTTCAGATATGTTTTGCCCGGTCACTTGTAGTCCATTTCCTTCAGTGACTATCCCGTTGTGCACGTGCAACGAAGGCCCTTGTCCTGATTTTGATTCGGGAGAAAGCGAACATCCGGAAGAGTCTCCTCATCATCCACAGCCTGTACCAAGCGAACGGGAGAAAGTGGAAGggatgagatcggagaaaacaACCTGTTCGAATATGTTCTGGGGTAGAAGAAGCTGTAGCAGGGAGCATCAGTGCAATGCAGAGATCAACGCATGA
- the LOC130993973 gene encoding 40S ribosomal protein S4-like has product MDYQGWSAAAAAHLPFIPLSHFRQRTTKEEPALQICSDCASHLCESSERSGIPYINTFDGMTIRYPDPLIKANDTIKLDLDSNKIVDFIKYDVGNVVMVIGGRNRGRVGVIKNREKHKGSFETLHIEDASGHEFATRSGNVFTIGKGTKPWISLPKGKGIKLTIIEEARKRIQLSLLL; this is encoded by the exons ATGGACTACCAAGGatggagcgccgccgccgccgctcacCTCCCCTTCATCCCTCTCTCGCATTTTCGGCAGCGGACGACCAAGGAGGAGCCGGCGCTGCAAATCTGCTCCGATTGCGCCTCGCATTTG TGTGAGAGTAGTGAGAGAAGTGGCATTCCTTACATCAACACTTTTGATGGAATGACCATTCGCTACCCAGACCCTCTTATCAAGGCTAATGACACTATCAAGCTAGATCTTGATAGCAACAAAATTGTTGATTTCATCAAATACGATGTGGGCAATGTTGTCATGGTGATTGGTGGTAGGAACAGGGGACGTGTTGGTGTGATCAAGAACCGTGAGAAACATAAGGGAAGCTTCGAGACTCTTCACATTGAGGATGCTTCTGGCCATGAGTTTGCCACCAGATCGGGGAATGTGTTTACAATTGGTAAGGGTACTAAGCCCTGGATATCTCTTCCAAAGGGCAAAGGCATTAAGTTGACCATCATTGAGGAGGCGAGGAAGAGGATCCAGCTCAGTCTGTTGCTATAG
- the LOC130993508 gene encoding putative non-specific lipid-transfer protein 14, whose product MVIMQLRAFAVVIVLWAFPAGSSMECSTVTALVSSCSSFVTHGSPDPMPGSPCCTAMTTLNNVADSGDNRRRVCRCLMDLITSYNPNATAIATLPGFCGVSLGFTIDPNTDCEYVDQFSELGGRR is encoded by the exons atggTGATTATGCAATTGAGGGCGTTTGCAGTGGTGATAGTGTTATGGGCATTCCCGGCGGGTTCGTCGATGGAGTGCAGCACGGTGACGGCATTGGTGTCGTCGTGCTCGAGTTTCGTGACACACGGGTCACCGGATCCGATGCCGGGATCCCCCTGCTGCACGGCCATGACAACCCTCAACAACGTCGCTGACTCAGGCGACAACCGCCGCAGAGTCTGCCGCTGCTTGATGGACTTGATTACCTCTTACAACCCTAACGCCACCGCAATCGCCACCTTGCCTGGCTTCTGCGGAGTTTCTCTTGGATTCACCATTGATCCTAACACCGACTGCGAATA CGTCGACCAATTTTCTGAGCTTGGAGGACGAAGGTGA
- the LOC130993511 gene encoding protein IQ-DOMAIN 23: MGKAAKWFRSLFSSKKPPASSPAKDNKKNKWALSDSVDASLKFKNYVQDPMASPYIEGLDANKHAIAVAAATAAVAEAALAAAQAAAQVVRLTSGGGSGRTAPYLADRRSVLAAVKIQSAFRAYLAKRALRALKGLVKLQALVRGHIVRKQSADMLYRMQTMAKIQARASAHRSYTSESSDARINFFSNSNHTGMATLGKNTERSNTLKHGGSLLKQHHSRSHIGNNAIKEKSHIASRWLNHWMEQSAWNNLHEASLESGHADDDRNDKILEIDTWKPRQKTSGDDRAIPNSHYFSAWKNNDLGQDHSKRVFSKLQKPNPSISSEEARTADNSPRVHSASSRPTSNLRGPFTPTRSECSRSVFGDYLSHPSYMANTESSRAKARSHSAPKQRTTQYEELASSAKHGCDPWNMDTISEKGSALSNTYIYSGLVKRQGTPRNDGGYSRRAFR, encoded by the exons ATGGGTAAGGCGGCCAAGTGGTTCCGTTCGCTTTTCAGCTCCAAAAAGCCGCCGGCATCTTCGCCGGCGAAAGACAACAAGAAGAATAAGTGGGCCCTCTCCGATTCCGTCGATGCTTCGCTCAAGTTCAAGAATTATGTCCAAGACCCCATGGCCAGTCCCTACATTGAGGGACTCGACGCCAACAAGCATGCAATAGCGGTCGCCGCCGCCACCGCGGCTGTCGCCGAGGCCGCGCTGGCTGCCGCCCAAGCCGCCGCGCAGGTGGTCCGATTGACTAGCGGCGGTGGGAGTGGGAGAACTGCGCCCTACCTTGCTGATCGGAGGTCTGTATTGGCCGCCGTCAAGATTCAGTCGGCTTTCCGAGCTTATTTG GCTAAGAGAGCTTTGAGAGCTCTTAAGGGATTAGTGAAGCTTCAAGCCCTGGTGAGAGGCCACATTGTGAGAAAGCAAAGTGCAGATATGCTCTACCGCATGCAAACAATGGCCAAGATCCAGGCTCGAGCTTCTGCACATCGATCTTACACATCAGAGTCTTCTGATGCCAGAATTAACTTCTTCTCTAATTCCAATCATACA GGCATGGCAACTCTCGGTAAAAACACAGAGAGGTCAAATACTTTGAAACATGGTGGATCTCTTCTTAAG CAACATCATTCAAGATCACACATTGGAAACAATGCCATCAAGGAGAAGTCACATATAGCTTCCAGATGGTTAAATCACTGGATGGAACAAAGCGCATGGAACAACCTCCACGAGGCCTCCCTAGAGAGTGGGCATGCTGATGATGATAGAAACGACAAGATATTGGAGATAGATACATGGAAGCCTCGCCAGAAGACCAGTGGAGACGACCGAGCAATTCCTAACTCCCACTATTTCTCAGCATGGAAGAATAATGACTTAGGACAGGACCATTCGAAGAGAGTCTTCTCAAAGCTTCAAAAACCGAATCCTAGTATCTCATCCGAAGAAGCAAGGACAGCTGACAACAGCCCAAGAGTACACTCAGCTTCGTCTAGACCGACCAGCAACCTAAGGGGCCCGTTCACTCCTACTAGGAGCGAGTGCTCTAGAAGTGTTTTTGGTGATTATCTGAGTCACCCCAGTTACATGGCGAATACTGAATCGTCCCGGGCTAAAGCCCGGTCTCATAGCGCCCCAAAGCAGAGAACAACGCAGTACGAGGAGCTCGCCTCAAGCGCTAAGCATGGCTGTGATCCTTGGAATATGGACACTATCTCAGAAAAGGGTTCTGCATTGAGcaacacatatatatactcTGGTCTTGTAAAGAGGCAAGGGACTCCAAGAAACGATGGCGGCTACAGCCGTAGGGCCTTCAGATGA
- the LOC130993510 gene encoding protein FAR1-RELATED SEQUENCE 12-like, whose product MDVNEGEEVMNHENDVDVRMSNNLDLNVEHDCRSPKSSNVNGVRSRRSLKHEVLKLGTEFDSDEQAYRFYHKYAELVGFSVRKDWVNRSKVHGRVMSRKFTCSRQGHRKKDKRDVNVKKHRKETRTGCLAYMVVTRQTDGKYLVTQFEAEHNHEDVNLTKAERLLESPSGKGDSTEVSETDSLKNSEIQSKLSFQMLGIRFCPPENFDDLQIDDEIFLSSRRTRDMKEGDAARLMYYFQRQHFVNPSFFYSLQLDIDDKVSNIFWADDNMIMEYGHFGDVVCLDTSCTRNKSFRPLVQFVGLNNHRQVVIFGAAFLYDDSVNSFKWLVRTFVEAMSGKKPKFILSDQDATVVQAIHAVLPETSHCICAWQMYLIALKHLRHVVKEYDSFVIDLRSCIFGHEQEEDFIQAWDSMLERHGLCNNAWLRWMYREKEKWAVAYGRNTFFIERNGTHLVELLSDKLRSCLGLDIDVLQFFKHFENVVNEQRYRELESTLDMGRHAPVLMANAILLKHPSETYTPKAFEVFQREYEKCLNVIIDKCGERDTRTDYKAKTYGKSRDFLVAYNSFDGTVSCNCMKFEHVGFLCGHALKVLDHQNIKVVPHYYILKRWAKDARILPIGESHSCADDDNRKIIATRYKDLCRNVMKISARAAESDPAFEYASRQLDEVTRGIERILNFKTFEEAKGPCASDNELADVGIDRNDFEDQDVDVMKGTTEAGSIVPDKDQLNHCGEQIPGVGGNLNIRPSPPETVLSVACAPPTYISSPSPAPSLSPLTQGLYTIESSHMVQSMYQASNLTINQQANPNMYEPSSFYSNQHHSPSHAQFLQESLIHSQFQDPVSNGNQLKQVMDDSQHLHPSSFMHYNHRYRAAGV is encoded by the exons ATGGATGTAAATGAGGGCGAGGAAGTTATGAACCATGAGAATGATGTAGATGTCAGAATGTCAAATAATTTGGACTTGAATGTGGAGCATGACTGTCGTAGTCCAAAATCATCCAATGTCAATGGGGTTCGTTCTCGTCGTTCTTTGAAACATGAGGTACTCAAACTGGGAACTGAGTTTGATTCTGATGAGCAAGCATATAGATTTTACCATAAGTATGCTGAGTTGGTTGGGTTCAGTGTAAGAAAGGACTGGGTCAATAGGAGCAAGGTCCATGGACGGGTGATGTCAAGAAAGTTTACCTGCTCCAGACAAGGTCACAGGAAGAAAGACAAGAGAGATGTTAATGTGAAGAAACATCGCAAGGAAACAAGAACAGGTTGTTTGGCTTACATGGTAGTAACTCGTCAAACCGATGGAAAATACCTTGTTACTCAATTTGAGGCAGAGCACAATCATGAGGATGTGAATCTGACTAAAGCTGAGAGGTTACTGGAATCCCCATCAGGTAAAGGGGACTCTACTGAAGTTTCTGAAACCGACTCATTGAAGAACTCAGAGATTCAGTCAAAGCTGTCCTTTCAGATGTTAGGTATACGGTTTTGCCCTCCAGAAAATTTCGATGACCTTCAAATAGATGATGAGATTTTCTTGAGCTCCAGACGAACAAGAGATATGAAGGAAGGAGATGCTGCACGCCTGATGTATTACTTCCAGAGACAGCATTTTGTAAACCCTTCATTCTTTTACTCACTACAGCTTGACATCGATGATAAGGTTAGCAATATATTTTGGGCTGATGACAATATGATCATGGAATATGGCCATTTTGGGGATGTTGTCTGTCTAGATACGTCGTGTACAAGAAACAAAAGTTTCCGTCCTCTTGTTCAGTTTGTTGGACTAAATAATCATAGGCAAGTCGTCATTTTTGGTGCTGCCTTCTTATATGATGACAGTGTTAATTCCTTCAAATGGCTAGTTCGAACTTTTGTTGAAGCGATGTCTGGTAAGAAACCTAAGTTCATTCTGTCAGATCAGGATGCAACGGTTGTTCAAGCTATTCATGCAGTATTACCAGAAACAAGCCACTGTATATGTGCCTGGCAGATGTATCTGATTGCCCTTAAACATCTTCGCCATGTGGTTAAAGAATATGATTCTTTTGTGATCGATCTTAGAAGTTGCATCTTTGGTCATGAGCAGGAGGAAGATTTCATCCAAGCATGGGACTCTATGTTGGAGAGACATGGCTTGTGTAATAATGCATGGTTGAGATGGATgtatagagagaaagagaagtgGGCTGTAGCATATGGTAGAAATACTTTTTTCATTGAGAGAAATGGCACACATCTGGTGGAGCTTTTGTCTGATAAACTCAGAAGCTGCTTAGGGCTGGATATTGACGTTCTTCAGTTTTTTAAACATTTTGAGAATGTGGTCAATGAACAAAGGTACAGAGAATTAGAATCAACCCTTGATATGGGAAGACATGCTCCAGTTTTAATGGCTAATGCAATCTTACTTAAGCATCCTAGTGAGACTTATACACCTAAGGCTTTTGAAGTATTTCAGAGAGAATACGAGAAATGTTTAAATGTCATCATTGATAAGTGTGGTGAGCGTGATACAAGAACCGATTACAAAGCCAAAACATATGGAAAGTCCAGAGACTTCTTGGTCGCATATAATTCTTTTGATGGCACTGTTTCTTGCAACTGCATGAAGTTTGAGCATGTTGGGTTTTTGTGCGGCCATGCTCTAAAAGTCCTTGATCATCAAAATATAAAGGTTGTTCCACATTATTATATCTTGAAGAGATGGGCAAAAGATGCAAGGATTTTGCCAATTGGAGAAAGTCATAGTTGTGCAGATGATGACAACAGAAAGATTATTGCCACTCGTTACAAAGACCTCTGTCGTAATGTAATGAAAATATCTGCCAGGGCTGCTGAATCTGACCCAGCTTTTGAATATGCTTCAAGGCAACTTGATGAAGTCACACGAGGAATTGAAAGAATCCTGAATTTTAAAACTTTTGAGGAAGCTAAAGGTCCTTGTGCTTCAGATAATGAACTAGCTGATGTTGGTATTGATAGAAATGACTTTGAGGATCAGGATGTTGATGTGATGAAAGGAACCACTGAAGCAGGTAGTATAGTACCTGATAAAGATCAACTGAATCACTGTGGTGAGCAAATCCCTGGTGTGGGTGGCAATCTAAATATTCGCCCGTCTCCACCTGAGACAGTTCTATCTGTTGCATGTGCTCCTCCCACATATATTTCTTCTCCAAGTCCTGCGCCTTCATTGAGTCCACTTACACAG GGCTTATACACCATTGAATCCAGTCATATGGTGCAGAGTATGTATCAAGCATCTAATTTAACCATTAACCAGCAAGCTAATCCTAACATGTATGAACCTTCAAGTTTTTACTCTAACCAACATCATTCTCCCAGCCATGCTCAATTCCTTCAG GAGTCATTGATTCATAGCCAGTTTCAGGATCCTGTGTCAAATGGTAATCAATTGAAGCAG GTAATGGATGACAGCCAGCACCTACATCCGTCTTCGTTCATGCATTATAATCACAGATACAGAGCTGCTGGTGTTTAG